One Leifsonia shinshuensis DNA window includes the following coding sequences:
- a CDS encoding single-stranded DNA-binding protein, whose translation MSTRVPISIEGNLVADPDYGESQNGTKFAKFTVAVTDRKLEDGKWVDGDTQYHRTTVFGRTAENVRASLAKGDTVIVNGNLEFRHWTDQATGEPRAATEVVADSVGPSLRYSAAEVTRRPKVDGPEASSSGPSTAARALSPSTLAR comes from the coding sequence ATGAGTACACGAGTCCCGATCAGCATCGAAGGCAACCTCGTCGCCGACCCCGACTACGGCGAATCACAGAACGGCACCAAGTTCGCCAAGTTCACCGTCGCCGTCACCGACCGCAAGCTCGAAGACGGCAAATGGGTCGACGGCGACACCCAGTACCACCGCACCACCGTCTTCGGCCGCACCGCCGAGAACGTCCGCGCCAGCCTCGCCAAGGGCGACACCGTCATCGTCAACGGCAACCTCGAGTTCCGCCACTGGACCGACCAGGCCACCGGCGAACCCCGAGCCGCCACCGAAGTCGTCGCCGATAGCGTCGGCCCCTCGCTCCGCTACAGCGCAGCGGAGGTGACCCGGCGCCCAAAAGTTGACGGCCCGGAGGCGTCGAGTTCCGGCCCTTCGACAGCCGCGAGAGCACTTTCTCCTTCGACACTTGCTCGATGA
- a CDS encoding ribonuclease D, with product MQSLTANVVERDIPAEILSRAMDEAVVAWDIETTGLDWRSATIETCQLSFAGEVFVVQLLGNQHPDNLSRLLAAPKVTKLFHHAPFDVRFMTAHWAVRAQNVACTKIAAKIVSPGLPNDSYSLKSSLKMYLGIELDKTERLSDWSRHHLSDTQLAYAARDVAYLQPLLERLQARGRTHGVWELVERSFEYIPTRAALDISGAGDVFTY from the coding sequence ATGCAGTCACTAACCGCAAATGTGGTGGAGCGGGACATACCTGCTGAGATTCTCTCGCGCGCGATGGATGAGGCAGTCGTGGCCTGGGATATTGAGACGACTGGCCTTGACTGGCGTTCTGCGACAATCGAGACTTGCCAGCTCTCTTTCGCTGGCGAGGTGTTTGTGGTCCAGTTGCTGGGCAACCAACATCCGGACAACCTGAGTCGTCTGCTCGCGGCACCAAAAGTCACGAAACTCTTCCACCACGCGCCCTTCGATGTACGTTTCATGACTGCGCACTGGGCCGTTCGCGCGCAGAACGTGGCCTGCACCAAGATCGCAGCGAAGATTGTCAGCCCCGGGCTGCCAAATGACTCATACAGCCTTAAGTCTTCGCTGAAGATGTATCTGGGCATTGAGCTCGATAAGACTGAGCGACTTTCGGATTGGTCTCGGCACCACTTGAGCGACACGCAGCTTGCGTACGCTGCGAGGGACGTTGCCTATCTTCAGCCGCTGCTCGAGCGTCTGCAAGCACGTGGGCGTACACACGGGGTGTGGGAGCTTGTGGAGCGTTCGTTCGAGTACATCCCGACTCGCGCGGCCCTCGACATTTCGGGTGCGGGAGATGTCTTCACGTACTGA
- a CDS encoding AAA family ATPase — translation MARWKRGQAAQGVKQAVRYAFGGVCDATLTAKTADGALAAAGYADAVMTRYIVENGAIRDDLLTRSQLKDWVDGVDPLTGERRGRDLESPVADLILDATINAPKSFSIAAMLDPELAAAYEDLQDRLRDRIIKLWQTELNARRGKQGAIREDLARIEIVELRHERSRSLDPHKHRHLWLNVKVQGLDGKWSNVDTRVALRFQNVVNAEGDLASRTDPTWIAALAAKGFTLDSDGEITQLQHLVRPLSKRSAQIEANKAAHLRQWKEQHPGEQPSPIVLTQIDQWAWAAGRPNKPGQLDEEDWASIVMAELLHADPELSRPRSAVAARSMVIGDLDIDLFAAMAIVDADARSTGSGGRFSDLDVRAGAIRAIAASGVTADRARLEAVVDEVITRATRTHTVTLLPEPNIPAHIKRRMATSTATLKAAIAQRTESLASPGAVVPAAEITAVAHAIEPSRSLDEGQLEGASAIAGSDRIVVVAGAAGTGKTTMLKVANAALRQRGRVMIIVAPTKKASAVAGRETESASSSLHQLLHDYGWRWKSNNAGASEWSCLGSGDFDPTTGAQYEGPRIAIRPGDRIVVDEAGMLDMEAANALLDIVARTGAGVALVGDQYQALPVGHSGAMALFWRRATRQVELLNIHRFKDPAWAELSLKLRRSEGREHAEEIASELVQSGHAVLASSELEAREAMVDAWFDANHRHKTISLVTATHAEAQAISEDIQSRRVVDGSVDIRAAVYGQEGQAIFVGDVVQTRRNDRNTDVQNRQNWVVRGVTTQHVMLAASNDSTDLRRITHEYAESHLHLAYATTVYGVQGETTDLSFVGPSVDAAGLYVGLTRGKDNNRVVVVAATEVAATAQLVDTMQRAVVEETIDKSRSAARMELRRAALPEAGQVRTGSPAHASGLGAS, via the coding sequence GTGGCGCGTTGGAAGCGCGGACAGGCAGCCCAGGGGGTCAAGCAGGCGGTCCGCTACGCCTTCGGCGGCGTCTGCGACGCCACCCTGACAGCTAAGACTGCCGACGGCGCACTGGCGGCCGCGGGCTATGCGGATGCCGTGATGACGCGGTACATCGTCGAGAATGGCGCCATCCGTGACGACCTGCTCACCCGCTCCCAGCTGAAGGATTGGGTCGATGGTGTCGACCCGCTCACCGGCGAGCGTCGGGGGCGGGATCTGGAGTCGCCGGTCGCGGATCTGATCTTGGATGCGACGATCAACGCACCGAAGTCGTTCTCGATCGCGGCGATGCTAGACCCAGAGTTGGCGGCCGCCTACGAGGATCTGCAGGACCGGTTGCGTGACCGGATCATCAAGCTGTGGCAAACCGAACTCAACGCCCGCCGAGGCAAGCAGGGCGCCATCCGCGAGGACCTTGCTCGCATCGAGATCGTCGAGCTCCGACACGAACGATCGCGCTCGCTAGACCCGCACAAGCACCGCCACCTCTGGCTGAACGTCAAGGTCCAAGGACTCGACGGGAAGTGGTCCAACGTCGACACTCGCGTCGCTCTCCGGTTCCAGAACGTCGTGAACGCCGAAGGCGACCTCGCCTCAAGGACCGACCCAACGTGGATCGCCGCGCTGGCCGCGAAGGGCTTCACGCTGGACTCGGACGGGGAGATAACACAGCTGCAGCATCTGGTGCGGCCGCTTTCGAAGCGCTCCGCGCAGATCGAAGCGAACAAGGCCGCTCACCTGCGGCAGTGGAAGGAGCAGCACCCTGGCGAGCAGCCTTCCCCCATAGTGCTGACTCAGATCGATCAATGGGCGTGGGCGGCGGGTCGGCCAAATAAGCCGGGCCAATTGGATGAGGAGGATTGGGCGTCGATTGTGATGGCCGAGCTTCTTCATGCCGATCCGGAACTCAGTCGACCGCGAAGCGCGGTCGCGGCTCGATCGATGGTCATCGGCGACCTAGACATCGACCTCTTCGCAGCCATGGCGATTGTAGATGCGGATGCCAGATCGACCGGTTCTGGAGGCAGATTCAGCGATTTGGATGTCCGAGCCGGAGCGATTCGCGCGATCGCTGCTTCCGGCGTAACCGCAGACCGTGCTCGGCTGGAGGCGGTCGTCGATGAAGTGATCACTCGTGCCACACGGACGCACACGGTGACACTTTTGCCTGAGCCGAATATCCCGGCGCACATCAAACGCCGGATGGCGACGTCCACGGCAACGCTGAAGGCCGCTATCGCTCAACGAACAGAGTCTCTAGCCTCGCCGGGCGCGGTTGTCCCCGCCGCAGAGATCACGGCCGTTGCACATGCAATCGAGCCCTCTAGGTCACTCGATGAAGGGCAATTGGAAGGCGCCTCAGCGATCGCCGGCTCGGACCGAATCGTCGTAGTTGCAGGCGCGGCTGGTACAGGTAAGACAACGATGCTCAAAGTCGCCAATGCCGCGCTGCGACAGCGGGGTCGCGTCATGATTATCGTTGCGCCGACTAAGAAGGCGTCCGCTGTGGCCGGGCGTGAGACGGAGAGCGCCTCGTCATCGCTGCACCAGCTGCTCCACGACTACGGATGGCGTTGGAAGAGCAACAACGCCGGCGCGAGCGAATGGTCATGTCTCGGAAGTGGTGACTTCGACCCAACGACGGGCGCCCAATACGAAGGTCCACGAATCGCGATTCGACCCGGTGATCGCATCGTCGTTGACGAAGCCGGCATGCTCGACATGGAGGCGGCCAATGCCCTGCTGGACATTGTCGCCCGGACAGGAGCAGGTGTTGCACTTGTAGGGGATCAGTACCAGGCGCTTCCAGTGGGACACTCGGGCGCTATGGCCCTCTTCTGGCGCAGAGCCACGCGCCAAGTCGAACTCCTCAATATTCATCGCTTCAAGGATCCTGCGTGGGCCGAGCTCAGCCTCAAACTTCGCCGGTCGGAGGGCCGCGAGCACGCGGAAGAGATTGCAAGCGAACTGGTCCAATCGGGCCACGCTGTCCTAGCGAGCTCAGAGCTCGAGGCTCGCGAGGCAATGGTCGACGCGTGGTTCGACGCCAACCACAGGCATAAGACCATCTCCCTGGTCACGGCTACCCACGCCGAGGCTCAAGCGATAAGTGAGGATATTCAGAGCCGACGCGTCGTCGACGGAAGCGTCGACATCCGTGCGGCCGTGTATGGACAAGAAGGACAGGCAATCTTCGTCGGCGACGTCGTCCAGACAAGACGCAACGACCGCAACACGGACGTACAGAACCGCCAAAACTGGGTAGTGAGGGGTGTCACCACTCAGCATGTGATGCTTGCTGCATCCAACGATTCGACGGACCTCCGGAGGATCACTCACGAGTACGCAGAGTCACACCTTCACTTGGCGTATGCCACGACCGTTTATGGCGTGCAGGGCGAGACGACAGATCTCTCGTTCGTCGGACCCAGTGTCGATGCAGCTGGCCTTTACGTCGGACTTACGCGGGGCAAGGACAACAACAGGGTTGTCGTAGTAGCCGCGACAGAAGTGGCGGCCACAGCTCAACTCGTTGACACAATGCAGCGTGCGGTCGTTGAGGAGACGATCGACAAATCACGCTCGGCGGCCCGTATGGAACTCCGGCGAGCAGCCCTACCCGAGGCCGGACAAGTTCGAACTGGGTCGCCAGCGCATGCGTCCGGCCTGGGTGCAAGCTGA
- a CDS encoding YHS domain-containing protein, giving the protein MSDSCCNTSTTSDHHHAATMPTGSTNLLGGTGADDLTECVVMKGSTVSKAKAEAQGLYRDYNGERYWFCCAGCAPRFDADPTAYITA; this is encoded by the coding sequence ATGAGCGACAGCTGCTGCAACACCAGCACCACCAGCGACCACCACCACGCCGCCACCATGCCGACGGGAAGCACCAACCTCCTCGGCGGGACGGGCGCCGACGATCTCACCGAGTGCGTCGTGATGAAGGGCAGCACCGTCAGCAAGGCGAAGGCAGAGGCACAAGGCCTCTACCGCGACTACAACGGCGAGCGGTACTGGTTCTGCTGTGCCGGCTGCGCACCCCGTTTCGACGCCGACCCCACGGCATACATCACCGCATAA
- a CDS encoding metal-sensitive transcriptional regulator — MNDTTTTAEHEHQHGYITDKAGYMRRLSRIEGQARGIARMVDEEQYCIDILTQISALTSALKSVALGLVDDHLKHCVTDAVLLGGDEGQAKIQEASDAIARLVRS, encoded by the coding sequence ATGAACGACACCACGACCACCGCCGAGCACGAACACCAGCACGGCTACATCACCGACAAAGCCGGATACATGCGGCGCCTCAGCCGGATCGAAGGGCAAGCCCGCGGAATCGCGCGAATGGTCGATGAAGAGCAGTACTGCATCGACATCCTCACCCAGATCTCCGCCCTGACCTCCGCACTCAAGAGCGTCGCCCTCGGCCTCGTCGACGACCACCTGAAACACTGCGTCACCGACGCCGTGCTACTGGGCGGGGACGAAGGCCAGGCCAAGATCCAGGAAGCCAGCGACGCCATCGCCCGACTCGTGCGTTCGTGA
- a CDS encoding DUF4396 domain-containing protein: MTPPHAITPALGDFPTWLNVLAWTSLGIGIACTIGVAVDVIRRPQKMAVMNVVWPVSMLFGGFLWLGGYLRWGRTPAPSQNADDAETPMAVAVGTGTNHCGAGCALGDLIAEWVAFLIPAVAVAFGWGWLFQDKMFAVWILDFILAFGLGIIFQYFAIAPMRGLGLGKGLIEALKADAASITSWQVGMYGAMALIQLVLFPALFGGRAPVNSPEFWFAMQWAMLLGFVTAYPVNWLLIRVGIKERM, from the coding sequence ATGACGCCTCCCCACGCGATAACGCCTGCCCTGGGCGATTTCCCCACCTGGCTCAACGTCCTCGCCTGGACTTCCCTCGGGATCGGCATCGCCTGCACCATCGGCGTCGCCGTCGATGTGATCCGACGACCGCAGAAGATGGCCGTGATGAACGTCGTCTGGCCCGTCTCCATGCTGTTCGGAGGATTCCTCTGGCTCGGCGGCTACCTCCGCTGGGGACGCACACCCGCACCTTCACAGAATGCGGACGATGCGGAGACGCCCATGGCGGTGGCCGTCGGCACCGGTACCAACCACTGCGGGGCCGGCTGCGCGCTCGGGGACCTCATCGCGGAGTGGGTCGCCTTCCTCATCCCAGCCGTCGCCGTCGCGTTCGGCTGGGGTTGGCTCTTCCAGGACAAAATGTTCGCCGTCTGGATCCTCGACTTCATCCTCGCCTTCGGACTCGGCATCATCTTCCAGTACTTCGCCATCGCCCCCATGCGCGGGCTCGGACTCGGCAAAGGCCTGATCGAAGCGCTCAAAGCCGACGCCGCCTCCATCACCTCCTGGCAGGTCGGTATGTACGGGGCGATGGCGCTGATCCAGCTCGTTCTGTTCCCCGCACTCTTCGGCGGCCGCGCCCCGGTCAACTCGCCCGAGTTCTGGTTCGCAATGCAATGGGCGATGCTGCTGGGATTCGTAACGGCGTACCCGGTCAATTGGCTGCTCATTCGAGTGGGCATCAAAGAGCGGATGTAA
- a CDS encoding SHOCT domain-containing protein produces MYGWMMGGMGAWWIIWLIVPLLIIAVVIVLVVTLSRRGPSAGSGAVQPGRPSPRDILDERYARGEIDHDEYARRRDELGRSGS; encoded by the coding sequence GTGTACGGGTGGATGATGGGCGGCATGGGGGCGTGGTGGATCATTTGGCTGATTGTGCCGTTGCTGATCATCGCGGTTGTGATCGTGCTGGTGGTCACTCTTAGCCGGCGTGGTCCGTCCGCCGGTAGTGGTGCGGTTCAGCCAGGGCGTCCGTCGCCTCGGGACATTCTCGATGAACGGTACGCCCGAGGCGAGATCGACCACGACGAGTACGCCAGGCGTCGGGACGAGTTGGGTCGTTCTGGAAGCTGA
- a CDS encoding heavy metal translocating P-type ATPase — translation MNDHTEHDGRDHRAHSTSTETAENHEAHDVGEHAGHDMAGHAGHGGMGGHAGHGDHVGQFRRLFWIMLIIAVPVVGFSSMFAMILGYPLPDAAWVAWISPILGTVMYVWGGRPFLTGAVGELRALKPGMMLLIALAITVAFLASWGASLGILDHELDFWWELALLIVIMLLGHWIEMRSLAQTTSALDSLAALLPDEAERVEGDSTVQVAPADLGVGDVVVVRPGGRIPADGRVVSGSASMDESMITGESSTVRRDVGDAVVAGTVATDSGLRVEITAVGDDTALAGIQRLVSDAQNSSSRAQRIADTAAGWLFWFALGAAIITAVVWTLLGLPDEAVVRTITVLVIACPHALGLAIPLVVAISTERAARGGVLIKDRLALESMRTIDTVLFDKTGTLTKGEPSVTAIETTDGTTSDRLLALAAAAEADSEHPLARAIVNAAAARHVTVGAAAGFESSPAVGVSATVDGHHVQVGGPNLLHEAGVDELRIADAWREDGAIILHVLVDGQVAGALKLADEIREESRQAVDALHAQNAQVVMITGDADAVARSVANELGIDRYFAGVRPEDKSAKVKELQAEGRKVAMVGDGVNDAPALAQADVGIAIGAGTDVAIASAGVILASDDPRSVLSVIELSRASYRKMKQNLWWAAGYNLISVPLAAGVLAPIGFVLPMSVGAILMSLSTIVVALNAQLLRRLDLRPETSARVALDRNRTQPATPAPASRT, via the coding sequence ATGAACGACCACACCGAGCACGACGGGCGCGACCACCGCGCCCACTCCACCTCGACCGAGACCGCCGAGAACCACGAGGCCCACGACGTGGGCGAGCACGCCGGACACGACATGGCCGGACACGCCGGTCACGGCGGAATGGGTGGGCACGCCGGCCACGGCGACCATGTCGGCCAGTTCCGTCGTCTGTTCTGGATCATGCTCATCATCGCCGTCCCCGTCGTCGGCTTCTCCTCGATGTTCGCGATGATCCTGGGGTACCCGCTGCCGGACGCCGCCTGGGTGGCGTGGATCTCGCCGATCCTCGGAACGGTCATGTACGTCTGGGGCGGTCGCCCATTCCTCACTGGCGCCGTCGGTGAACTGCGGGCGCTCAAACCCGGCATGATGCTGCTGATCGCGTTGGCGATCACGGTCGCGTTCCTGGCGTCCTGGGGTGCGAGCCTGGGGATCCTGGATCACGAACTCGACTTCTGGTGGGAGCTCGCCCTCCTCATCGTGATCATGCTGCTGGGCCACTGGATCGAGATGCGGTCACTGGCACAGACCACCTCCGCCCTCGACTCACTGGCAGCGCTGCTGCCCGACGAGGCCGAACGCGTCGAGGGTGACAGCACGGTGCAGGTCGCCCCCGCCGACCTCGGGGTCGGCGACGTCGTCGTCGTCCGCCCCGGTGGCCGCATCCCCGCCGACGGACGCGTCGTTTCCGGCTCGGCGAGCATGGACGAGTCGATGATCACCGGCGAATCCAGCACCGTGCGCCGCGACGTCGGAGACGCCGTCGTCGCGGGCACCGTCGCAACCGACTCCGGTCTGCGCGTTGAAATCACCGCGGTCGGCGACGACACCGCGCTCGCCGGTATCCAACGCCTGGTCAGCGACGCCCAGAATTCCTCGTCCCGCGCCCAGCGGATCGCCGACACCGCCGCCGGGTGGCTGTTCTGGTTCGCCCTCGGCGCGGCGATCATCACCGCGGTCGTCTGGACCCTGCTCGGCCTGCCGGATGAGGCCGTCGTGCGCACCATCACGGTTCTGGTCATCGCCTGCCCGCACGCCCTCGGTCTGGCCATCCCGCTCGTCGTCGCCATCTCGACCGAACGCGCCGCCCGCGGCGGAGTGCTCATCAAGGATCGGCTCGCCCTGGAGAGCATGCGCACCATCGACACGGTGCTGTTCGATAAGACCGGCACCCTGACCAAGGGCGAACCCAGCGTCACCGCGATCGAGACCACCGACGGCACCACCTCCGATCGACTGCTGGCACTGGCCGCCGCCGCCGAGGCGGACTCCGAGCACCCGCTGGCACGGGCCATCGTCAACGCCGCAGCCGCTCGCCATGTGACCGTCGGCGCAGCCGCAGGTTTCGAATCCTCCCCCGCGGTCGGAGTGTCGGCCACGGTCGACGGCCACCACGTCCAGGTCGGCGGCCCGAACCTGCTGCACGAAGCCGGAGTGGACGAACTCCGGATCGCCGACGCCTGGCGAGAGGACGGCGCCATCATCCTGCACGTCCTGGTCGACGGACAGGTGGCCGGTGCGCTCAAACTTGCCGACGAGATCCGCGAGGAGTCCCGGCAAGCGGTTGACGCCCTCCACGCTCAGAACGCGCAGGTCGTGATGATCACCGGCGACGCAGACGCCGTAGCCAGATCGGTCGCCAACGAACTCGGCATCGACCGGTACTTCGCCGGAGTGCGGCCAGAGGACAAGTCCGCGAAGGTCAAGGAGCTCCAGGCGGAGGGACGCAAGGTGGCGATGGTCGGCGACGGCGTCAACGACGCCCCCGCTCTTGCCCAGGCCGACGTCGGAATCGCCATCGGCGCCGGCACCGACGTCGCGATCGCCTCCGCAGGAGTGATCCTCGCCAGCGACGACCCGCGTTCCGTGCTGTCGGTCATCGAACTCTCCCGCGCAAGCTACCGCAAGATGAAGCAGAACCTGTGGTGGGCAGCCGGGTACAACCTCATCTCCGTGCCGCTTGCCGCCGGCGTGCTCGCACCAATCGGGTTCGTCCTGCCGATGTCGGTCGGCGCGATCCTCATGTCGTTGTCCACGATCGTCGTCGCCCTGAACGCTCAGCTGCTGCGCCGGCTCGACCTGCGACCAGAGACCAGCGCCCGCGTTGCCCTCGACCGAAATCGCACCCAGCCGGCGACGCCGGCACCCGCATCCCGAACCTGA
- a CDS encoding DUF305 domain-containing protein, whose amino-acid sequence MNIRLIAIASGALLTAAALAGCTAGASGKDPGMGSMSGMTHGSSSPAATSDHNQADVTFAMSMVPHHQQAIEMSDTLLAKQGIDARVTELAQKIKAAQQPEIDTMNGWLDTWGQKSDMGGMDMGGDGTMSQQDMDALRNASGADASKLFLTQMIQHHQGAITMATTETEQGTATDAVALAKKIAAAQSAEIATMKQLLASL is encoded by the coding sequence ATGAACATCCGACTGATCGCGATCGCCTCCGGCGCACTCCTGACCGCCGCCGCCTTGGCTGGCTGCACCGCGGGCGCCTCCGGAAAGGACCCAGGCATGGGCAGCATGTCCGGGATGACCCACGGGAGCTCGAGCCCCGCCGCCACCTCCGACCACAACCAGGCCGACGTCACCTTCGCCATGAGCATGGTGCCCCACCACCAGCAGGCCATCGAAATGTCCGACACGCTCCTTGCCAAGCAGGGCATCGACGCCCGGGTGACCGAACTCGCGCAGAAGATCAAGGCCGCGCAGCAGCCGGAGATCGACACCATGAATGGCTGGCTCGACACCTGGGGCCAGAAATCCGACATGGGCGGCATGGACATGGGCGGCGACGGCACGATGTCGCAACAGGACATGGACGCGCTGAGGAACGCGTCCGGCGCAGACGCGTCGAAGCTGTTCCTCACCCAGATGATCCAGCACCACCAGGGCGCCATCACCATGGCCACGACCGAGACCGAACAGGGCACGGCCACCGACGCCGTCGCGCTGGCGAAGAAGATCGCCGCCGCACAGAGCGCCGAGATCGCCACCATGAAGCAGCTCCTCGCCAGCCTCTGA
- a CDS encoding multicopper oxidase family protein: MNSSNLTRRSLLLGGAGVATAFALAACTGGPNLLTATSSPVTAAETARRRTGRTTRVQLTAAKTDIDLAGRTASTWAYNGEVPGPTIRAHVGDIIRAHVTNQLPDDTTVHWHGIALRNDMDGVPPITQQPIGPGASFDYAFTADAPGTYWYHPHVGPQLDRGLQGPLVIEDPREPLNYDHDWVLVLDDWLDGVTATPDQVLADLKKGMKGMGGMGGMGGMMGGGQDGTPTRAGNLLTGTGSNLLGGDAGDVYYPYYLINGRPAGDPATFTAKPGQRVRLRIINAGGDTAFRFSVGGHRLTVTHTDGYPVNPVEGDSILLGMGERYDAIVTVADGAFPIVAEAVGKADRGFGVLRSNSGSPTPTANGYTASDTSPVTAAVLSATSADTLQRRRIDRRIDIALTGGMMKYDWGINGKAFDMNNPLDGAYTVREGERVQLTIANQTMMWHPFHVHGHTFQLDGGPRKDTAIVLPHRSLTVLLDAYNPGQWMTHCHNIYHAESGMMAVLGYEKS; this comes from the coding sequence ATGAACTCTTCGAACCTCACCCGGCGCAGCCTTCTCCTCGGCGGCGCCGGGGTCGCCACCGCCTTCGCCCTGGCCGCCTGCACCGGCGGACCGAACCTCCTCACCGCGACCAGCAGCCCCGTCACCGCTGCCGAAACGGCCCGGCGGCGCACCGGGCGAACAACCCGCGTCCAGCTCACCGCCGCCAAGACCGACATCGACCTGGCCGGGCGCACCGCCTCCACCTGGGCCTACAACGGTGAAGTCCCCGGCCCCACCATCCGGGCACATGTCGGTGACATCATCCGCGCGCACGTCACCAACCAGCTCCCGGACGACACCACCGTCCACTGGCACGGCATCGCCCTCCGCAACGACATGGACGGCGTTCCCCCGATCACCCAGCAGCCGATCGGCCCCGGAGCTTCGTTCGACTACGCGTTCACCGCCGACGCCCCGGGAACCTATTGGTACCACCCGCACGTCGGCCCGCAACTCGACCGCGGCCTCCAGGGCCCGCTGGTCATCGAAGACCCCCGCGAACCCCTCAACTACGACCACGACTGGGTACTCGTGCTGGACGACTGGCTCGACGGCGTCACCGCGACACCCGACCAGGTACTCGCCGACCTCAAGAAAGGCATGAAAGGCATGGGCGGGATGGGAGGAATGGGCGGCATGATGGGCGGCGGCCAGGACGGCACCCCGACCCGCGCCGGCAACCTGCTCACCGGAACCGGCTCCAACCTGCTCGGCGGCGACGCCGGAGACGTCTACTACCCCTACTACCTCATCAACGGACGCCCAGCCGGAGACCCGGCCACCTTCACCGCCAAGCCCGGGCAACGGGTGCGGCTGCGCATCATCAACGCCGGCGGCGACACCGCCTTCCGATTTTCGGTCGGCGGCCACCGGCTCACCGTCACACACACCGACGGTTACCCGGTGAACCCGGTCGAGGGCGACAGCATCCTGCTCGGGATGGGCGAACGCTACGACGCGATCGTCACCGTCGCCGACGGTGCCTTCCCGATCGTGGCCGAGGCCGTCGGCAAAGCCGACCGCGGCTTCGGCGTCCTCCGCTCCAACTCTGGGAGCCCCACACCCACCGCGAACGGTTACACGGCCTCTGACACGTCACCGGTCACAGCGGCGGTACTGAGCGCCACCTCTGCAGACACCCTGCAGCGGCGCAGAATCGACCGCCGCATCGACATCGCCCTCACCGGCGGAATGATGAAGTACGACTGGGGCATCAATGGCAAAGCCTTCGACATGAACAACCCGCTCGACGGCGCCTACACGGTCCGGGAAGGCGAACGCGTCCAGCTCACCATCGCCAACCAGACCATGATGTGGCACCCGTTCCACGTTCACGGCCACACGTTCCAGCTCGACGGCGGCCCGCGAAAGGACACTGCGATCGTGTTGCCGCACCGATCTCTCACGGTGCTACTGGATGCCTACAACCCGGGCCAATGGATGACGCACTGCCACAACATCTACCACGCCGAATCAGGGATGATGGCCGTCCTCGGCTACGAGAAGAGCTGA
- a CDS encoding DUF6153 family protein, translating to MLADSISMRTRTWRCVLVLLFAVAGIVTGILAMHVVSTPMGEPHGFVAVQPAVSASTVSHPDQSHPAVSSQAMSDTRAGGGCAIDGCDPMHDTTAMICTLALLAATILLIAPVLSRALLGLGSRAAPTTLARMITRRVGSSPPSLLALSIDRR from the coding sequence ATGCTCGCCGACAGCATCTCGATGCGCACCCGCACCTGGCGCTGCGTGCTCGTCCTCCTCTTCGCGGTCGCGGGCATCGTGACCGGGATCCTCGCCATGCACGTTGTCAGCACGCCTATGGGCGAACCACACGGGTTCGTCGCGGTCCAGCCAGCGGTATCCGCGTCGACAGTGTCACACCCAGACCAATCGCACCCTGCAGTTTCCAGCCAGGCGATGTCCGACACCAGGGCGGGCGGGGGATGCGCTATCGACGGCTGTGATCCGATGCACGACACGACTGCCATGATCTGCACGCTCGCGCTGCTCGCCGCGACGATCCTCCTGATCGCCCCGGTACTCAGCCGGGCGCTCCTCGGCCTGGGCTCCCGGGCTGCACCCACGACCCTGGCCCGGATGATCACGCGCAGGGTCGGATCATCACCACCGTCTCTTCTCGCACTGTCTATCGATCGCAGATGA